One window of the Enterobacter huaxiensis genome contains the following:
- a CDS encoding YhcH/YjgK/YiaL family protein produces MIFGHISQPNPCRLPLAIEKALHFLRTTDFASLEPGVVEIEGRTIFAQVLDLTTKEPHENRPEVHRRFLDIQFLAWGEEKIGIAIDTGNNEISESLLEQRDIIFYHDSENESFIEMISGSYAVFFPQDVHRPACIKNKEAAIRKIVVKVAISELD; encoded by the coding sequence ATGATATTCGGACATATTTCACAGCCAAACCCGTGCCGCCTGCCGCTGGCGATTGAAAAAGCGCTTCATTTTCTGCGCACCACGGATTTCGCCTCGCTGGAGCCTGGCGTGGTGGAAATTGAAGGGCGCACTATTTTTGCCCAGGTTCTCGACCTGACGACAAAGGAACCGCACGAGAACCGTCCGGAAGTGCACCGCCGCTTTCTGGATATTCAGTTTCTGGCGTGGGGAGAAGAAAAAATCGGTATCGCTATTGATACCGGCAATAACGAAATAAGCGAATCATTACTGGAACAGCGGGATATTATTTTTTATCACGACAGCGAAAATGAATCGTTTATCGAAATGATATCCGGCAGCTATGCCGTATTTTTCCCGCAGGATGTGCATCGTCCTGCCTGTATTAAGAACAAGGAAGCCGCAATTCGTAAAATTGTGGTGAAAGTGGCAATCAGCGAATTAGATTAA
- the yiaJ gene encoding IclR family transcriptional regulator YiaJ — protein sequence MSTKESEMTQEKERPAGSQSLFRGLMLIEILSNYPNGCPLAHLSELAGLNKSTVHRLLQGLQSCGYVTPAPAAGSYRLTTKFIAVGQKALSSLNIIHVAAPHLEALNIATGETVNFSSREDDHAILIYKLEPTTGMLRTRAYIGQHMPLYCSAMGKIYMAFGHQDYVASYWESHQEQIQPLTRNTITELSAMYDELAEIREGSMAMDKEENELGVSCIAVPVFDIHGRVPYAISISLSTSRMKQVGEKNLLKPLRETAEAISKELGFNVREA from the coding sequence ATGAGCACGAAAGAGAGCGAAATGACGCAAGAAAAAGAGAGGCCAGCAGGTAGCCAGAGCTTGTTTCGCGGCCTGATGCTGATTGAGATCCTCAGCAACTATCCGAACGGGTGCCCGCTTGCGCATTTATCGGAACTGGCGGGGCTGAATAAGAGCACCGTGCACCGGTTGCTACAGGGGCTACAGTCGTGCGGGTATGTCACCCCGGCGCCTGCGGCGGGCAGCTATCGCCTCACCACCAAATTTATCGCCGTCGGGCAAAAGGCGCTGTCGTCGCTGAACATCATCCACGTGGCGGCTCCGCACCTCGAGGCGCTGAACATTGCGACCGGCGAGACGGTCAACTTTTCCAGCCGCGAAGACGACCACGCGATCCTGATTTATAAGCTGGAGCCGACAACCGGCATGCTGCGCACGCGCGCCTATATCGGCCAGCATATGCCGCTCTACTGCTCCGCAATGGGCAAAATCTATATGGCGTTTGGCCATCAGGATTACGTGGCGAGCTACTGGGAAAGCCACCAGGAACAGATCCAACCTTTGACCCGCAACACCATTACCGAACTGAGCGCGATGTATGATGAGCTGGCGGAAATCCGCGAGGGCAGCATGGCGATGGACAAAGAAGAGAACGAGCTGGGTGTATCCTGCATTGCCGTGCCGGTCTTTGATATTCACGGGCGCGTGCCGTATGCGATCTCCATTTCGCTGTCGACGTCGCGCATGAAGCAGGTGGGCGAGAAGAACCTGCTCAAACCGCTGCGTGAAACCGCGGAAGCCATCTCAAAAGAACTGGGTTTTAACGTGCGCGAGGCGTAA
- a CDS encoding 4Fe-4S dicluster domain-containing protein, with the protein MNRFITADSEKCIGCRTCEVACVVSHQGAVSASTFTPRIRVVKGGSYTTAVGCHQCEDAPCANVCPTQAIRRYAGVWEVEQARCIGCKSCMVACPFGAMQVRAVGNRAQALKCDLCAHRKGGPACVEACPTRALSCVDPARLRAERLRNLA; encoded by the coding sequence ATGAACCGATTTATCACGGCGGATTCGGAAAAATGCATTGGGTGTCGTACCTGTGAGGTGGCCTGCGTGGTGTCGCATCAGGGCGCTGTCTCCGCAAGCACCTTTACGCCCCGCATTCGGGTGGTTAAAGGCGGTTCATACACCACGGCCGTTGGCTGTCATCAGTGTGAAGATGCGCCCTGTGCTAACGTTTGCCCGACGCAGGCAATCCGCCGTTACGCTGGCGTCTGGGAGGTGGAGCAGGCGCGCTGTATCGGGTGCAAAAGCTGCATGGTGGCGTGCCCGTTTGGGGCGATGCAGGTCAGAGCGGTGGGTAACCGCGCCCAGGCGTTGAAATGTGATTTGTGCGCGCATCGCAAGGGTGGGCCAGCCTGCGTAGAAGCCTGCCCAACCCGCGCGCTGAGCTGTGTCGATCCCGCCAGATTACGCGCGGAAAGGCTGCGTAATCTGGCATAA
- the yiaK gene encoding 3-dehydro-L-gulonate 2-dehydrogenase translates to MKVTFEELKAAFNRVLLDRGVKAETADACADMFARTTESGVYSHGVNRFPRFIQQLDAGDIIPDAQPKRVTTLGAIEQWDAQRSIGNLTAKKMMDRATELASDHGIGLVALRNANHWMRGGSYGWQAAEKGYIGICWTNSIAVMPAWGSKECCIGTNPLIVAIPSSPITMVDMSMSMFSYGMLEVNRLAGRELPVDGGFDDEGNLTREPGVIEKNRRILPMGYWKGSGLSIVLDMIATLLSNGASVAEVTQDNSDEYGVSQIFIAIEVDRLIDGPTRDAKLQRIMDFITTAERSDENVAVRLPGHEFTRLLEENRRDGITIDDSVWAKIQSL, encoded by the coding sequence ATGAAAGTGACCTTTGAAGAGTTAAAAGCGGCGTTCAATCGAGTTCTGCTCGATCGCGGCGTGAAGGCGGAAACCGCAGACGCCTGCGCCGACATGTTTGCCCGCACCACGGAATCTGGCGTCTATTCACACGGCGTCAACCGCTTCCCGCGCTTTATTCAGCAGCTTGATGCTGGCGACATCATCCCTGACGCCCAGCCAAAACGGGTGACAACATTAGGGGCGATCGAACAGTGGGATGCCCAGCGCTCCATCGGCAACCTGACGGCGAAGAAGATGATGGATCGCGCCACCGAGCTGGCGTCCGATCACGGCATTGGCCTGGTGGCACTGCGTAACGCGAACCACTGGATGCGCGGCGGCAGCTACGGCTGGCAGGCGGCGGAGAAAGGCTACATCGGCATATGCTGGACCAACTCTATCGCCGTGATGCCCGCGTGGGGATCAAAAGAGTGCTGCATCGGCACCAACCCGCTGATCGTTGCTATTCCATCAAGCCCAATCACCATGGTCGATATGTCGATGTCGATGTTCTCTTACGGCATGCTGGAAGTAAACCGTCTGGCCGGGCGCGAGCTGCCGGTTGACGGCGGTTTTGACGATGAGGGGAATCTGACCAGAGAGCCGGGCGTGATCGAGAAAAACCGCCGCATTCTGCCGATGGGCTACTGGAAAGGATCCGGGTTATCGATTGTGCTCGACATGATCGCCACCCTGCTCTCTAACGGCGCCTCCGTCGCGGAAGTGACCCAGGACAACAGCGACGAGTACGGCGTGTCGCAGATCTTTATCGCTATCGAGGTTGATCGCCTGATCGACGGCCCAACCCGCGATGCCAAACTGCAGCGCATCATGGACTTCATCACCACCGCAGAACGCTCTGATGAAAATGTCGCCGTCCGTCTGCCTGGCCATGAATTCACTCGCCTGCTGGAAGAAAACCGCCGGGACGGCATCACCATCGACGACAGCGTGTGGGCGAAAATCCAGTCTCTGTAA